One segment of Macaca fascicularis isolate 582-1 chromosome 2, T2T-MFA8v1.1 DNA contains the following:
- the LOC107128909 gene encoding LOW QUALITY PROTEIN: small ribosomal subunit protein uS9 (The sequence of the model RefSeq protein was modified relative to this genomic sequence to represent the inferred CDS: inserted 5 bases in 3 codons; deleted 1 base in 1 codon; substituted 2 bases at 2 genomic stop codons), with translation MLSKGSLQFVQVFRCKKTATAVAHCKHSNXKVNGRPLEMIELYTLIYELLEPVLLLDKGXFAGMDXVHVKGGDHMAWIYXLSISLALKPXCPITRSIWMSFPRRRSKTKSKTFSYSMTGPCWWLTSTTTNPKNRETLVPMLPTRNPTNKPIMRTGVYLYDKQCLRDFLKNR, from the exons ATGCTTTCCAAGGGCTCATTGCAGTTTGTGCAGGTCTTCAGATGCAAGAAGACAGCCACAGCTGTGGCACACTGCAAACACAGCAA CAAGGTGAATGGGCGGCCCCTGGAGATGATCGAGCTGTACACACTGATATACGAGCTGCTGGAACCAGTTCTGCTTCTGGACAAGGGGTGATTTGCTGGTATGG ATGTCCATGTGAAAGGTGGTGATCACATGGCCTGGATATA GCTGTCCATCAGTCTAGCTCTAAAGCCCTGATGTCCTATTACCAGAAGTATATGGATGAGTTTTCCAAGGAGGAGATCAAAGACAAAG TCAAAGACATTCTCATACAGTATGACTGGACCCTGCTGGTGGCTGACCTCCACCACCACTAATCCAAAAAATCGAGAGACCCTGGTACCCATGCTTCCTACCAGAAATCCTACCAATAAGCCCATCATGAGAACTGGGGTTTACTTGTATGATAAACAATGtttgagagattttttaaaaaatagatga